A window of the Nisaea acidiphila genome harbors these coding sequences:
- the phnG gene encoding phosphonate C-P lyase system protein PhnG, with translation MSILAKASYDDLNSLWQNLPDKPEWSRIRAPEIGMVMVRGRMGGTGNRFNAGEMTVTRCTVGLKSGVIGHGYVSGRNKDHAEIAAVIDALMQHEERAETVEHSIIKPLELRHQQSRLAESRKAAATKVEFFTVAREN, from the coding sequence ATGTCAATCCTCGCAAAAGCTTCCTATGACGACTTGAACAGCCTCTGGCAGAACCTGCCCGATAAGCCCGAATGGAGCCGCATCCGCGCGCCCGAAATCGGCATGGTGATGGTTCGGGGACGCATGGGCGGAACCGGCAACCGGTTTAACGCGGGCGAAATGACCGTGACGCGCTGCACGGTCGGGCTGAAATCCGGGGTTATCGGACACGGCTATGTTTCCGGACGCAACAAGGACCATGCGGAAATCGCCGCAGTAATAGATGCACTGATGCAGCACGAGGAGCGAGCAGAGACCGTCGAGCACTCCATCATCAAACCGCTCGAACTCCGCCACCAGCAAAGCCGGCTCGCAGAAAGCCGAAAGGCGGCAGCGACCAAGGTCGAGTTCTTCACTGTCGCGCGGGAGAACTGA
- the phnF gene encoding phosphonate metabolism transcriptional regulator PhnF, with product MIERKSGQALWRQIATDISNAIRSGQFAPGSKLPTEAELSERYGVNRHTLRRAVAELAEDGVIRVEQGRGSFVQEHVLDYLVAKKTRFSDNVLRQKRTPGGRTLLVETVEGDPSILKQLELPEGSELIRLDRIGEVDGRPISVGSHYFPASRVPGFAGIYEELDSITRTLTHLGHGEYTRKVTRVTASMPDAQDAECLQQPRNRPVLMVESINVTPDGAPIEYGLARYAADRFQLVFES from the coding sequence GTGATCGAACGAAAAAGTGGTCAGGCTTTGTGGCGCCAGATTGCGACCGACATTTCAAACGCCATCCGCTCGGGCCAATTCGCCCCGGGAAGCAAATTGCCGACGGAAGCCGAGCTGTCGGAACGTTACGGGGTGAACCGGCATACCTTGCGACGAGCGGTCGCTGAGCTTGCCGAGGACGGAGTGATCCGGGTCGAGCAGGGACGGGGGAGTTTCGTTCAGGAGCATGTCCTGGACTATCTCGTCGCGAAGAAGACCCGGTTTTCGGATAACGTCCTGCGCCAAAAAAGAACACCGGGTGGGCGAACCCTGTTGGTCGAGACCGTGGAAGGGGATCCATCGATCCTGAAACAGCTCGAATTGCCGGAAGGAAGCGAGCTTATCCGGCTTGACCGGATCGGCGAGGTCGACGGTCGGCCGATCTCGGTCGGGAGTCATTATTTTCCGGCATCCCGTGTGCCAGGTTTCGCGGGGATTTACGAAGAGCTGGACTCGATCACCCGGACCCTGACCCACCTTGGCCATGGGGAATATACCCGAAAGGTCACGCGAGTGACGGCGTCGATGCCCGATGCCCAGGACGCCGAATGCCTTCAGCAACCGCGCAACCGCCCGGTCCTTATGGTCGAGTCCATCAACGTCACGCCAGACGGCGCGCCGATCGAGTATGGACTTGCAAGATATGCGGCGGATCGTTTCCAGCTCGTGTTCGAGAGCTGA
- a CDS encoding thiamine pyrophosphate-binding protein produces MSSSPSSNGSGASRLGGHILVDALVTEGVDLVFGVPGESYLAVIDGLQERNGIRTVMCRQEGGAAMMADAYGKLTGRPGVCMVTRGPGATNASAGVHVAFQDSTPMVLLVGQVARWMVEREAFQEIDYRRMFGQMAKWVAQIDDAARIPEYISRAFHTAVSGRPGPVVLALPEDMLMDYAEAAEIAPYVPVEPHPGPQQMADFRSMLEKAERPLMIVGGGGWDRAACEQIEQFAVANGIPVGASFRCQDYFDNRHSNYVGHVGIGIDPSLAARVRESDMVIALGTRLGEMTTGGYSLFDIPRPKQGLVHIHGSAEELGRVYQGDLLINAMPRSFAAALASMEPVDGSARAEDIAQGHADYLATLEPSPVPGDVQMGEIAAWLNKTLPEDAIITNGAGNYATWMHRYYQYRGFRTQLAPTSGSMGYGLPAAVAAALVHPDRVVVSMNGDGCFMMHGQELATAIQHGAKLIVIVINNGMYGTIRMHQEREFPGRVKHTELQNPDFAALARAYGANGETVLETSEFAPAFERALAADKPTLIEVKIDPEAITPKTTLSAIRAAALSKAD; encoded by the coding sequence ATGAGCTCCTCTCCCTCAAGTAACGGTTCCGGTGCCAGCCGCCTCGGCGGCCATATTCTTGTCGATGCACTGGTGACCGAGGGGGTCGATCTCGTCTTTGGTGTGCCGGGCGAGAGCTATCTCGCGGTGATCGACGGTCTGCAGGAACGGAACGGGATCCGTACCGTGATGTGTCGCCAGGAAGGCGGCGCGGCGATGATGGCGGACGCCTACGGCAAGCTGACCGGCCGCCCCGGCGTCTGCATGGTGACCCGCGGTCCGGGGGCGACCAATGCGAGTGCTGGCGTGCATGTCGCCTTCCAGGATTCGACGCCGATGGTGCTGCTGGTCGGCCAGGTCGCGCGCTGGATGGTCGAGCGCGAGGCGTTTCAGGAAATCGATTACCGCCGGATGTTCGGCCAGATGGCGAAATGGGTGGCCCAGATCGACGACGCGGCCCGCATTCCGGAATATATCAGCCGGGCTTTCCACACCGCCGTGTCAGGCCGTCCGGGCCCCGTGGTTCTGGCGCTGCCGGAAGACATGCTGATGGACTATGCGGAGGCGGCGGAGATCGCGCCGTATGTACCGGTCGAGCCTCATCCGGGCCCGCAGCAGATGGCGGACTTCCGCTCCATGCTGGAGAAAGCCGAACGGCCGCTGATGATTGTCGGCGGCGGGGGCTGGGACCGGGCTGCCTGCGAGCAGATCGAGCAGTTCGCGGTCGCCAACGGGATTCCGGTCGGTGCCTCTTTCCGCTGTCAGGATTATTTCGACAACCGCCATTCGAACTATGTCGGCCATGTCGGAATCGGCATCGACCCGTCGCTCGCCGCCCGCGTGCGCGAAAGCGACATGGTGATTGCGCTCGGTACCCGGCTCGGTGAGATGACCACCGGCGGGTATTCACTCTTCGATATCCCGCGCCCGAAACAGGGGCTGGTCCATATCCACGGCAGTGCCGAGGAGCTTGGCCGGGTCTATCAGGGCGATCTGCTGATCAACGCCATGCCGCGGAGTTTCGCGGCGGCGCTGGCGTCCATGGAGCCGGTCGACGGCAGCGCGCGCGCGGAGGACATCGCCCAGGGCCATGCCGACTATCTCGCGACGCTGGAGCCGTCTCCGGTCCCGGGGGATGTGCAGATGGGCGAGATCGCGGCCTGGCTTAACAAGACCCTGCCGGAAGATGCGATCATCACCAACGGGGCCGGCAATTACGCTACCTGGATGCACCGCTATTATCAGTATCGTGGCTTCCGCACCCAGCTCGCGCCGACCAGCGGGTCCATGGGATATGGCCTGCCGGCGGCCGTCGCCGCGGCTCTGGTCCATCCTGACCGGGTCGTCGTGTCGATGAACGGCGACGGTTGCTTCATGATGCATGGCCAGGAACTGGCGACCGCGATCCAGCATGGCGCAAAACTGATCGTCATCGTGATCAATAACGGTATGTACGGCACCATCCGGATGCATCAGGAACGGGAATTCCCGGGCCGGGTGAAGCATACCGAGCTGCAGAACCCGGACTTTGCCGCGCTTGCCCGCGCCTATGGCGCGAACGGGGAGACGGTGCTGGAAACCTCGGAATTCGCGCCGGCTTTCGAACGGGCGCTTGCCGCCGACAAGCCGACCCTGATCGAGGTGAAGATCGATCCGGAAGCGATAACGCCGAAAACGACGCTTTCGGCGATCCGCGCGGCCGCGCTCTCCAAAGCCGACTGA
- a CDS encoding periplasmic heavy metal sensor — MTWTRTRTLALLLFVSVAFNLFVAGMSVGRWDRWDWHRGPHDGPRHGKPMSKIIEYTLGDSLTPEIRERLERHHDAMQETFRESRESRREIRDILIQEPFDREAYLVALDRMSAVHDRMRAETHSFMIEIMEELTPEQRRKLVEKLDRKRRFDDD, encoded by the coding sequence ATGACCTGGACACGGACCCGTACACTCGCGCTGCTGCTGTTCGTCTCTGTCGCTTTCAACCTCTTTGTCGCCGGCATGTCCGTCGGGCGATGGGACCGGTGGGACTGGCACAGGGGCCCGCATGACGGCCCCCGGCACGGCAAACCGATGTCCAAGATCATCGAGTACACGCTCGGAGACAGCTTGACGCCAGAGATTCGGGAGCGCCTCGAGCGGCATCACGATGCGATGCAGGAGACCTTCAGGGAGTCCCGCGAAAGTCGGCGCGAGATCCGCGACATCCTGATCCAGGAGCCGTTCGACAGGGAGGCCTATCTGGTGGCGCTGGATCGTATGAGTGCGGTACATGACCGGATGCGTGCCGAGACGCACAGTTTCATGATCGAAATCATGGAAGAGCTGACGCCCGAGCAGCGCCGCAAACTTGTCGAGAAGCTCGACCGTAAACGCCGATTTGACGACGACTGA
- a CDS encoding sigma-70 family RNA polymerase sigma factor, producing MAESDNDLLSLVANGDRAAFDRLVYRHRGPASAFAYRMLGNRSDADEILQECFARVWSNAPRWNPDGSAKSWIYRIVHNLCIDRLRARRPTVDIEGREFEDTKPNPEQQLARKRAETGIHDAVARLPERQRIAVSLFHLKDMTADEVANTMEISVDALESLLRRARAKLKEIVREQQPDAYARTAVGEH from the coding sequence ATGGCCGAGTCGGATAACGACCTGCTCAGCCTGGTCGCCAACGGCGACCGGGCGGCATTCGACAGGCTTGTGTACCGCCATCGCGGTCCGGCATCCGCGTTCGCGTACCGTATGCTCGGCAACCGTAGCGACGCCGACGAGATCCTGCAGGAGTGTTTCGCCCGAGTATGGAGCAACGCACCACGCTGGAACCCGGACGGCAGTGCGAAATCATGGATCTACAGGATCGTGCACAATCTCTGCATAGACCGGTTGAGAGCCAGACGGCCGACCGTCGATATAGAAGGGCGGGAGTTCGAGGACACGAAACCCAACCCGGAACAGCAACTGGCCAGGAAACGCGCCGAAACGGGTATTCACGACGCCGTCGCCCGGCTTCCCGAACGTCAGAGGATTGCGGTCTCTCTCTTTCACTTGAAAGACATGACCGCCGATGAGGTCGCGAATACGATGGAGATCAGTGTCGACGCACTGGAATCCCTGCTCCGGCGAGCGCGTGCGAAACTGAAGGAGATCGTCCGGGAACAACAACCGGATGCCTATGCCAGAACGGCAGTTGGAGAGCATTGA
- a CDS encoding EF-hand domain-containing protein, with product MKKMIVAALLGTAILLPTVAESHGMRGGQGAAEHKAEMLERFKEADANGDQKLTKAEMYQARGARAAAIDTDNDGTISAEEMDAARKEVRMKRMARMLDRLDSDGDGVVTTEEYARADSFMMRRMDSDRDGVVTLEEVTEMRGPHAGRQGGKFGGSCDGRGYRH from the coding sequence ATGAAAAAGATGATTGTCGCCGCCCTGCTCGGTACCGCGATTCTGCTGCCGACCGTTGCCGAAAGCCACGGAATGCGCGGCGGCCAAGGCGCGGCCGAGCACAAGGCCGAAATGCTGGAGCGGTTCAAGGAAGCGGACGCCAACGGCGACCAGAAGCTCACCAAGGCCGAAATGTATCAGGCCCGGGGCGCCCGCGCCGCCGCTATCGATACCGATAATGACGGTACGATCAGCGCCGAGGAGATGGACGCTGCCCGAAAGGAAGTCCGCATGAAACGGATGGCGCGCATGCTCGACCGGCTCGACTCCGACGGTGACGGCGTGGTCACGACCGAAGAATATGCCCGCGCCGACTCCTTCATGATGCGGCGTATGGACAGCGATCGGGACGGCGTCGTCACGCTGGAAGAAGTCACCGAGATGCGGGGACCTCATGCCGGAAGGCAGGGCGGCAAATTTGGCGGCTCTTGCGACGGCCGGGGTTACCGGCACTAA
- a CDS encoding 3-keto-5-aminohexanoate cleavage protein, with the protein MAAANNKVIITCAVTGSIHTPTMSPHLPLTPDEIAKDAIAAAEAGASILHLHARNPEDGSPTPDPDMFMQFLPRIKQSCDAVVNITTGGGHGMSLEERLAAAFRASPEMTSLNMGSMNFGLFPILDKIKDFQHPWEPQFLENSRDFIFRNTFKDIEYILKELGEGHGVRFEFECYDVGHLYTLAHFADRGLVKPPFFVQTIFGILGGIGADEENLMHMRRIANKLFGDDYQWSVLAAGRHQMNFCTMAAMLGGNVRVGLEDSLFISKGKLAESNADQVAKIKRIVEDLSLEVATPKEAREMLALKGGDQVKF; encoded by the coding sequence ATGGCCGCGGCAAACAACAAAGTGATTATTACCTGCGCGGTGACGGGATCGATTCATACCCCGACGATGAGCCCGCATCTGCCGCTGACGCCGGACGAGATCGCGAAGGATGCGATCGCCGCCGCCGAGGCCGGCGCCTCCATTCTCCATCTACATGCGCGTAATCCCGAGGACGGCAGCCCGACGCCGGATCCGGACATGTTTATGCAGTTCCTGCCGCGCATCAAACAGTCCTGCGATGCCGTTGTGAACATCACCACCGGCGGCGGGCACGGAATGTCTCTGGAAGAGCGGCTCGCAGCGGCTTTTCGCGCCAGCCCGGAGATGACCTCGCTGAATATGGGCTCGATGAATTTCGGCCTGTTCCCGATCCTCGACAAGATCAAGGACTTCCAGCATCCCTGGGAGCCGCAGTTCCTGGAAAACTCCCGCGATTTCATCTTCCGCAACACGTTCAAGGATATCGAGTACATCCTGAAGGAGCTGGGCGAGGGGCACGGGGTGCGTTTCGAGTTCGAATGCTACGATGTGGGCCATCTCTACACGCTGGCGCATTTCGCCGACCGTGGTCTGGTGAAGCCGCCATTCTTCGTGCAGACGATCTTCGGCATCCTCGGCGGTATCGGTGCGGACGAGGAAAACCTCATGCATATGCGCCGCATCGCCAACAAGCTGTTCGGTGACGATTACCAATGGTCCGTGCTGGCGGCCGGACGTCACCAGATGAATTTCTGCACCATGGCTGCGATGCTCGGCGGCAATGTCCGGGTCGGCCTCGAAGACAGTCTCTTCATCTCGAAAGGCAAGCTGGCGGAGAGCAACGCGGATCAGGTGGCGAAGATCAAGCGCATCGTCGAGGATCTGTCGCTCGAGGTGGCCACACCGAAGGAGGCCCGCGAGATGCTCGCACTCAAAGGCGGCGACCAGGTGAAGTTCTGA
- a CDS encoding shikimate dehydrogenase family protein, with protein sequence MAATLDVTGRTRVYGCIADPIDHVRAPMVFNPLFEDRGIDAVMVPVHVAPDRLGEAVAGLKAQLNFGGMAVTVPHKLCLMELCDEVGRQGQLVGAVNAVKFDSRRRMIGDNFDGAGFVAGMRAEGYEVGGRSVLQLGAGGAGRAIAFALADAGVSRLVIHNRTREKAEELASAVLTAYPEVPVSVGDADPDGCDILVNTTSIGLHSEDPLPLDGSLLRADLLVAEIIMIPERTKLLEAAIEKGAKVHYGRHMLDHQIELIGEFLGCFP encoded by the coding sequence ATGGCAGCAACCCTCGACGTAACGGGGAGAACGCGCGTTTACGGTTGTATCGCGGATCCGATCGATCACGTGCGCGCTCCCATGGTCTTTAATCCGCTCTTCGAGGATCGCGGCATCGATGCCGTTATGGTTCCGGTGCATGTCGCGCCGGACCGCCTCGGGGAAGCCGTGGCGGGTCTAAAAGCACAGCTCAATTTCGGCGGTATGGCGGTAACCGTTCCGCACAAGCTTTGCCTGATGGAGCTCTGCGACGAAGTCGGGCGGCAGGGACAGCTGGTCGGGGCGGTCAATGCGGTCAAGTTCGACTCACGGCGCAGGATGATCGGGGATAATTTTGACGGTGCCGGGTTCGTCGCCGGCATGCGTGCGGAGGGATATGAGGTTGGCGGCCGATCCGTTCTCCAGCTCGGCGCCGGCGGTGCAGGACGCGCCATCGCCTTCGCTCTTGCCGATGCCGGAGTGTCGCGCCTGGTGATCCATAACCGGACGCGCGAGAAAGCGGAGGAATTGGCATCCGCGGTCTTAACTGCTTACCCGGAGGTTCCGGTAAGTGTCGGCGATGCCGATCCGGACGGATGTGACATCCTGGTCAATACGACATCGATCGGTTTGCATTCTGAAGATCCCCTGCCGCTCGACGGTTCGCTGTTGCGAGCGGACCTGCTGGTCGCCGAGATCATCATGATTCCGGAGCGGACGAAGCTTCTCGAAGCGGCGATTGAGAAAGGGGCAAAGGTTCACTACGGAAGACATATGCTCGATCATCAGATCGAACTCATCGGTGAATTTCTCGGCTGTTTTCCGTAA
- a CDS encoding response regulator, with protein sequence MSKEASKADLSQIRIALCGLNRQVLLPVRSELMELGYRSAEWIRSDEALRLWTQQGIPDLIVADHQLDDGAAVKTVREIRNGDLGANPFAVVIMTTWANDPENVREAINSGVDDLLVAPYSTGQLLERIKKLITDRKPFIATSDYVGPERRRDPARKSEIPTFEPPNTLRMRQEGEQVDAAALKEQIEASNTQIQEEKLRRIGFQISFLVDLALPKFGVGEFDQDTKEHLDRLAMMSGEAVQRLDGTQYEGISQLCKSMHKLAKRIAADPSAASADDVELLKPLSRAILEAFFPSESTGDLVSQIAGAINSYNDRKNRFSG encoded by the coding sequence ATGAGCAAAGAGGCTTCTAAAGCGGATCTTTCGCAAATCCGCATCGCTCTCTGCGGTCTGAATCGGCAGGTCCTTCTGCCTGTGCGCTCCGAGTTGATGGAACTCGGGTATCGTAGTGCCGAATGGATACGCTCCGACGAGGCGCTGCGCCTGTGGACCCAGCAGGGGATCCCGGATCTCATCGTTGCCGATCATCAGTTAGATGACGGTGCGGCAGTCAAGACCGTCCGGGAAATCCGGAACGGGGATCTGGGCGCCAACCCTTTCGCCGTTGTGATCATGACGACATGGGCCAATGATCCGGAGAACGTGCGCGAGGCGATCAATAGCGGCGTCGACGATCTACTGGTTGCCCCCTATTCGACGGGACAGCTACTGGAGCGCATCAAGAAACTGATAACGGACCGCAAGCCTTTCATCGCAACAAGCGATTATGTCGGGCCCGAAAGGCGCCGCGATCCCGCGCGTAAGAGTGAGATTCCAACTTTCGAGCCGCCGAACACGCTGCGGATGCGTCAGGAGGGCGAACAGGTGGACGCGGCCGCTCTCAAGGAACAGATCGAGGCCAGCAACACGCAGATTCAGGAAGAGAAACTCCGGCGCATCGGGTTCCAGATCTCTTTTCTCGTCGATCTCGCTTTACCGAAATTCGGCGTCGGGGAGTTCGATCAGGATACCAAGGAGCATCTAGATAGACTGGCGATGATGAGTGGCGAGGCGGTCCAGCGGTTGGACGGGACGCAGTACGAGGGAATTTCTCAGCTCTGCAAGTCGATGCACAAACTCGCGAAGCGGATTGCCGCCGATCCCTCGGCGGCGTCGGCGGACGATGTCGAACTTCTGAAACCCTTGTCCCGCGCCATTCTCGAAGCGTTCTTCCCGTCCGAGAGCACTGGCGACCTCGTCAGCCAGATCGCCGGTGCGATCAACAGCTACAACGACCGCAAGAACCGTTTTTCCGGCTAA
- a CDS encoding FAD binding domain-containing protein — MYEFEHHKPGSVADAVSALKGADDGKLLAGGQTMIPTLKQRLASPSDLIDLSGVGELKGITVSGNTVTIGAMTKHAEVASSADVKSAIPALAELADNIGDAQVRNMGTIGGSVANNDPAADYPSACLALGATIHTSQREISADDFFTGLFETALAEDEIITKISFPVPSKAAYEKFPNPASRYALVGVFVAQTGGGARVAVTGAGQDGVFRVPEMESALSGNFSADAVSGIKVAEDDLNADIHASAAYRAHLITVMAKRAVAKAG, encoded by the coding sequence ATGTATGAGTTCGAGCATCACAAACCGGGCAGCGTCGCCGACGCGGTCAGCGCCCTGAAGGGCGCGGATGACGGCAAGCTGCTCGCCGGCGGCCAGACCATGATCCCGACCCTGAAACAGCGGCTGGCAAGCCCGTCCGACCTGATCGACCTTTCCGGTGTCGGCGAGCTGAAAGGCATCACGGTTTCGGGAAATACCGTGACCATCGGCGCCATGACCAAGCATGCCGAGGTTGCGTCCTCCGCTGACGTGAAGTCCGCGATCCCGGCCCTCGCGGAGCTCGCCGACAATATCGGCGACGCGCAGGTCCGGAACATGGGCACGATCGGCGGCTCGGTCGCCAACAACGATCCCGCTGCAGATTACCCGTCTGCCTGTCTGGCCCTCGGCGCGACCATCCACACGAGCCAACGTGAAATCTCCGCAGACGATTTCTTCACGGGCCTCTTCGAAACCGCGCTGGCGGAAGACGAGATCATCACCAAGATCTCCTTCCCGGTGCCGAGCAAGGCGGCATATGAAAAGTTCCCAAATCCGGCCTCGCGCTACGCCCTTGTCGGCGTATTCGTCGCCCAGACCGGCGGCGGCGCGCGTGTCGCCGTGACCGGCGCGGGTCAGGACGGCGTCTTCCGGGTGCCGGAGATGGAAAGCGCCCTTTCAGGTAATTTCTCTGCCGACGCGGTTTCCGGAATCAAGGTGGCGGAAGACGATCTGAACGCAGATATCCACGCCAGCGCAGCCTACCGCGCGCACCTGATTACGGTGATGGCGAAGCGGGCTGTCGCCAAGGCCGGCTAA
- a CDS encoding xanthine dehydrogenase family protein molybdopterin-binding subunit: MPDGNNGTGIGASVKRIEDFRFLTGKGHYTDDIDRPGQSYAYILRSPHAHAKITSIDTSAAKAASGVLAVFTGEDMQVGSLPCGWQVHSKDGTPMHEPGHPPLAQGKVRYVGDQVAVVIADTYAQAKDAAEMIEVGYEILPSAATMDAALTDKSLVHDEIGTNLCFDWEIGDEAEVDAAIAKAAHVTKIDLVNNRLVPNAMEPRAAVGEFDPATGEYTLYTTSQNPHVIRLLMGAFVLSIPEHKLRVVAPDVGGGFGSKIYHYAEEAIVTWAAPKVGRPIKWVAERAESFISDAHGRDNISHAELALDKDGKFLALKVQTKANMGAYLSTFAPCVPTYLSATLLAGTYTTPVIHANVKAIFTNTVPVDAYRGAGRPEATYLLERIVDQAARETGIDKVEIRRRNFIPADAFPYQTPVALQYDSGDYEATLSSATKIADVDGFAARKAEAASRGKLRGMGFSTYLEACGIAPSAVVGSLGARAGLYESAEVRVHPTGSVTVFTGTHSHGQGHETTFAQLVSDRLGLPLENIEISHGDTNKVQFGMGTYGSRSLAVGGEALIRAVDKIIDKAKKIAAHVLEASAEDIEFKDGNFTVAGTDRSMAFGDVALTAYVPHNFPHDELEPGLDEKAFYDPANFTYPGGCHICEVEIDPDTGTVEVVNFTAVDDIGRVINPMIVEGQVHGGVAQGIGQALLENAVYDESGQLVTGSFMDYTMPRADNLPSFNVATQSTLCTHNTLGVKGVGEVGAIGSPPAVINAVIDALWDKGVRDISMPATPEKIWSALQAAE, encoded by the coding sequence ATGCCGGACGGGAATAACGGTACGGGTATCGGCGCTTCGGTGAAGCGGATCGAGGATTTCAGATTTCTGACAGGTAAAGGCCACTATACGGACGATATCGACCGTCCGGGCCAGAGCTACGCCTATATTCTGCGCAGCCCCCACGCGCATGCGAAGATCACGTCGATCGACACATCCGCTGCCAAGGCCGCGAGCGGCGTGCTGGCGGTCTTTACCGGCGAGGACATGCAGGTCGGCTCCCTGCCCTGCGGCTGGCAGGTCCATTCCAAGGACGGCACGCCGATGCACGAGCCCGGCCACCCGCCACTCGCTCAGGGCAAGGTCCGCTATGTCGGCGATCAGGTCGCGGTCGTGATCGCGGATACCTACGCACAGGCCAAGGACGCCGCGGAAATGATCGAGGTCGGTTACGAGATCCTACCCTCGGCCGCAACGATGGACGCGGCGCTCACGGACAAGAGCCTGGTGCATGACGAGATCGGCACCAATCTCTGCTTCGACTGGGAGATCGGCGACGAAGCCGAGGTGGATGCGGCGATCGCGAAGGCGGCACACGTCACCAAGATCGACCTGGTGAACAACCGCTTGGTCCCGAACGCGATGGAACCGCGCGCCGCGGTCGGCGAATTTGATCCGGCGACGGGCGAATACACGCTCTACACAACGAGCCAGAACCCGCACGTGATTCGCCTGCTCATGGGCGCCTTCGTGCTCTCCATTCCGGAGCACAAGCTGCGTGTCGTAGCGCCGGATGTCGGCGGCGGATTCGGCTCCAAGATCTATCACTACGCCGAGGAGGCCATCGTCACCTGGGCAGCGCCCAAAGTCGGTCGGCCGATCAAATGGGTCGCGGAACGGGCCGAGAGCTTCATCTCCGACGCCCATGGCCGGGACAATATCAGCCACGCCGAGTTGGCCCTCGACAAGGACGGCAAGTTCCTGGCGCTCAAGGTGCAGACCAAGGCCAATATGGGTGCCTATCTCTCCACCTTCGCGCCTTGCGTTCCGACCTATCTCTCGGCAACGCTGCTCGCCGGCACCTACACCACGCCGGTGATCCACGCCAATGTGAAGGCGATCTTCACCAACACCGTGCCGGTCGACGCCTATCGCGGCGCCGGACGGCCGGAAGCTACCTACCTGCTCGAGCGCATCGTCGATCAGGCGGCGCGCGAGACCGGGATCGACAAGGTGGAGATCCGCCGCCGGAATTTCATTCCGGCCGACGCCTTCCCCTACCAGACCCCGGTCGCGCTGCAGTATGACAGCGGCGACTACGAGGCGACCCTCTCCTCCGCGACCAAGATCGCGGACGTTGACGGTTTCGCGGCCCGCAAAGCCGAGGCGGCAAGCCGAGGCAAGCTCCGCGGCATGGGCTTCTCGACCTATCTGGAGGCCTGCGGCATCGCGCCGTCGGCCGTCGTCGGCTCGCTCGGCGCCCGTGCCGGGCTCTACGAGTCCGCCGAGGTCCGGGTCCATCCGACCGGCTCCGTCACGGTGTTCACCGGCACACACAGCCACGGCCAAGGGCACGAGACGACCTTCGCTCAGCTCGTCTCCGACCGGCTCGGCTTGCCGCTGGAGAATATCGAGATCAGCCACGGCGACACCAACAAGGTGCAGTTCGGGATGGGAACCTACGGGTCCCGCTCGCTCGCGGTCGGCGGCGAAGCGCTGATCCGTGCCGTGGACAAGATCATCGACAAGGCGAAGAAAATCGCGGCCCATGTGCTCGAAGCCTCGGCCGAGGACATCGAGTTCAAGGACGGCAACTTCACCGTCGCCGGTACCGACCGCTCCATGGCCTTCGGCGACGTGGCGCTGACAGCCTACGTTCCGCACAACTTCCCGCATGACGAACTTGAGCCGGGCCTGGACGAGAAGGCGTTCTACGATCCCGCCAACTTCACCTATCCGGGAGGCTGCCATATCTGCGAGGTCGAGATCGATCCGGATACCGGCACGGTTGAGGTCGTGAACTTCACCGCGGTCGACGATATCGGCCGGGTCATCAATCCGATGATCGTCGAAGGCCAGGTGCATGGCGGTGTCGCCCAAGGGATCGGGCAGGCGCTGCTCGAGAACGCAGTCTATGACGAAAGCGGCCAATTGGTGACCGGCTCCTTCATGGACTACACCATGCCGCGGGCCGACAATCTGCCGTCCTTCAACGTGGCGACGCAGAGCACGCTCTGTACCCACAACACTCTCGGCGTGAAAGGCGTCGGCGAGGTCGGAGCCATCGGCTCCCCGCCGGCGGTGATCAACGCCGTCATCGACGCGCTCTGGGACAAGGGCGTGCGCGATATAAGCATGCCGGCGACGCCGGAGAAGATCTGGTCTGCCCTGCAGGCGGCCGAGTAA